A single Roseinatronobacter monicus DNA region contains:
- the purQ gene encoding phosphoribosylformylglycinamidine synthase subunit PurQ — MKAAVITFPGSNCDRDLAVAFEQAGASVTRVWHKDTSLPDGIDIVGVPGGFSFGDYLRCGAIAARSPIAQAVSRFAEQGGHVLGICNGFQVLLEMGLLPGALLRNAHLKYVCKPVGLRVEAADTPFTTGYGVGSEIVLPIAHHDGNYTADAETLAELTGEGRVAFRYTANPNGSVDDIAGIVSANRRVLGMMPHPERAFAPIHGGTDGRRMFDGLIGAFAPA, encoded by the coding sequence ATGAAAGCTGCTGTCATCACTTTTCCCGGATCAAATTGTGACCGCGACCTTGCTGTCGCATTCGAACAGGCAGGCGCAAGCGTAACGCGCGTCTGGCACAAGGACACAAGCCTGCCTGACGGGATTGATATTGTCGGTGTGCCCGGTGGTTTCAGCTTTGGTGATTACCTGCGCTGCGGTGCCATTGCGGCGCGGTCCCCCATCGCGCAGGCCGTTTCGCGGTTTGCAGAACAGGGCGGGCATGTTCTGGGCATTTGTAACGGGTTTCAGGTGTTGCTGGAAATGGGTCTTTTGCCCGGTGCATTGCTGCGCAACGCCCATTTGAAATATGTGTGCAAACCCGTGGGGTTGCGGGTCGAAGCTGCGGATACACCCTTCACCACAGGGTATGGCGTCGGCTCCGAGATTGTGCTTCCGATTGCGCATCATGATGGCAATTATACTGCCGATGCAGAAACACTGGCCGAATTGACGGGCGAGGGGCGCGTTGCCTTTCGCTACACCGCCAACCCCAATGGGTCCGTGGATGATATTGCCGGGATTGTGTCCGCCAACCGGCGCGTGTTGGGAATGATGCCGCATCCCGAACGCGCCTTTGCACCGATACATGGCGGCACAGATGGGCGGCGCATGTTTGATGGGCTGATAGGCGCTTTTGCGCCCGCCTGA
- a CDS encoding sigma-54-dependent transcriptional regulator gives MSRQMRVAIVDDEQDMRQSISQWLALSGFATETYADGQEALAAIGADFPGVVITDIRMPNLDGMGLLKRLVALDSTIPVIMITGHGDVPIAVEAMRLGAFDFLEKPFNPEKMMALAEKAVKKRSLALEARALRNELSDGTTIMRRLVGASEVMQRLREDILDIGQADGHVLIDGETGTGKTLVAHALHAVGPRASRKLVSISCAGLSDDVLSARLFGVSDDGAGKPLVEEGRGGTLVLEDVESLSESMQARLLGLINDLGTPPETRIVAVCNTHRADQTIEDALRPDLYYRVSAHKITLPPLRMRGEDILALFTTYLDRFADEYGCAVPELSMPEAAQLLQAPWPGNVRQLVNIAERAVLQSRREEGGLMSLIIADNEATGEMMTTEGKPLKDHVEAFERMLIDNTMRRHKGSITLVMEELRLPRRTLNEKMAKYGLVRSDYV, from the coding sequence ATGAGCCGTCAGATGCGTGTGGCGATCGTCGATGATGAGCAGGATATGCGCCAGTCGATCAGTCAGTGGTTAGCGCTTTCAGGATTTGCGACCGAAACCTATGCCGATGGTCAGGAGGCTTTGGCCGCGATTGGCGCAGATTTCCCTGGCGTTGTTATCACGGATATCCGCATGCCCAATCTGGACGGGATGGGATTGTTGAAGCGGCTTGTTGCGCTGGACAGCACTATTCCTGTTATCATGATTACCGGCCACGGCGATGTTCCCATCGCGGTCGAGGCAATGCGCCTTGGCGCGTTTGATTTCCTCGAAAAGCCTTTCAACCCGGAAAAAATGATGGCGCTGGCTGAAAAGGCGGTCAAGAAACGCAGCCTTGCATTGGAAGCGCGCGCCTTGCGCAATGAATTGTCCGATGGCACGACAATCATGCGCCGCCTTGTTGGCGCGTCCGAGGTGATGCAGCGCTTGCGTGAGGATATTCTTGATATCGGGCAGGCGGATGGCCATGTTCTGATTGATGGCGAAACCGGAACCGGCAAGACGCTTGTGGCACATGCGCTGCACGCAGTCGGGCCACGCGCATCGCGCAAGCTGGTGTCAATCAGTTGTGCGGGCCTGTCGGATGATGTGCTGAGCGCGCGCCTGTTCGGCGTCAGTGACGATGGTGCGGGCAAGCCCTTGGTTGAAGAGGGGCGTGGCGGTACGCTTGTTCTGGAAGATGTCGAAAGCTTGTCAGAGTCGATGCAGGCGCGGCTGCTAGGACTGATCAATGATCTTGGCACACCGCCCGAAACCCGGATTGTCGCGGTCTGCAACACCCACCGCGCCGATCAGACGATCGAGGATGCCTTGCGCCCTGATCTGTATTACCGGGTTTCCGCGCATAAAATTACCTTGCCGCCCCTGCGGATGCGCGGTGAGGATATTTTGGCACTGTTCACAACATATCTGGACCGCTTTGCCGATGAATATGGCTGTGCCGTGCCGGAATTGTCGATGCCAGAAGCCGCGCAGTTGCTACAGGCACCATGGCCCGGAAATGTCCGGCAGTTGGTCAATATCGCCGAGCGCGCCGTGCTGCAAAGCCGCCGCGAGGAGGGGGGGCTGATGTCTCTCATCATCGCCGACAACGAGGCCACGGGCGAGATGATGACGACCGAAGGCAAGCCGTTGAAAGACCATGTCGAGGCATTCGAGAGAATGCTGATCGACAACACCATGCGCCGGCACAAAGGCTCGATCACTTTGGTGATGGAAGAGCTGCGCCTGCCGCGCCGCACGCTGAACGAAAAAATGGCGAAATACGGCTTGGTCAGATCGGATTATGTCTAA
- a CDS encoding sensor histidine kinase — translation MLVAVALVSTWFLNAFLSESFTESTRNRAELRLVLYSGNIQSELQRNSVVPLLLARDPDLISALREGSFATTSQRLIDLQSEIGAATIELLDNAGRVVAATDRNQLGKSRNSEAAFVEARRSSDTAFLVQELDSGGFGFSFARSVRQGSEVVGVVIVGADLTKFERSWAGFADAVALMDSSGRVILATEPRWRGRSLEEALALRDAPSAIARALRVTADWAQSPPDAFVRGEAVLQSEVRVPFRGWRLVSFTRYDSVRESVNAALALLLTGFALLLALVFYIVSRRAWSQSALFQQESEELRGLNARLQREIAARVRVQKDLAVAEQTLAQSSKLASLGEMSASVSHELNQPLAAMKTYLAGARLLLKSKRSEEALASFQRIDDLIDRMGAIARTLKSFARKGGEAFAPIDLRTCLADALTMMEPMLRDSRVLVVRTVPPEPVMIRGDTVRVEQVILNLVRNAVDATCGVNSPQIDIIISQGETAKLTVRDNGEGIKNIDSLFEPFYTTKPAGKGVGLGLAISSGIVSDHGGRLTALNAPDGGAVFEVEFPREGVQLDAAE, via the coding sequence ATGCTGGTTGCGGTGGCGCTTGTCAGCACGTGGTTTCTCAATGCGTTTCTGTCGGAAAGTTTCACCGAGTCGACGCGCAACCGCGCCGAATTGCGGCTGGTTTTGTACTCCGGCAATATCCAGTCAGAGTTGCAGCGCAATTCGGTTGTGCCCTTGCTTCTGGCGCGTGACCCGGACCTGATTTCGGCACTGCGCGAAGGCAGCTTTGCGACCACATCGCAGCGTCTGATTGACCTGCAATCTGAAATCGGCGCGGCCACAATCGAATTGCTGGACAATGCGGGGCGTGTCGTCGCCGCTACAGATCGCAATCAACTGGGCAAAAGCCGCAACTCAGAGGCCGCGTTCGTCGAGGCGCGGCGCTCCAGTGACACAGCTTTTCTGGTGCAGGAACTGGACAGCGGCGGCTTCGGGTTTTCCTTCGCGCGCTCTGTCCGGCAAGGCTCTGAGGTGGTGGGCGTTGTCATCGTCGGCGCTGATCTGACGAAGTTTGAACGAAGCTGGGCAGGCTTTGCCGACGCGGTCGCGCTGATGGATTCAAGCGGGCGTGTCATTCTTGCGACGGAACCGCGCTGGCGTGGCCGGTCCCTTGAAGAAGCCTTGGCCCTGCGCGATGCGCCCTCGGCGATTGCGCGCGCGCTGCGTGTCACGGCCGATTGGGCACAAAGCCCGCCTGATGCCTTTGTGCGCGGCGAGGCTGTGCTGCAATCCGAAGTCAGAGTGCCGTTTCGCGGCTGGCGGCTGGTCAGTTTCACCCGCTACGATTCTGTGCGCGAAAGCGTCAACGCCGCACTTGCGCTGTTGTTGACGGGGTTTGCGCTGTTGCTGGCGCTGGTATTCTACATTGTCAGCCGCCGGGCTTGGTCACAATCGGCGTTGTTTCAACAGGAATCGGAAGAACTGCGCGGATTGAATGCGCGGCTTCAGCGCGAAATTGCGGCGCGTGTGCGGGTGCAAAAGGATCTGGCCGTGGCCGAACAGACCTTGGCGCAATCGTCCAAGCTGGCCAGTCTGGGCGAGATGTCCGCCTCGGTCAGCCATGAGTTGAACCAGCCACTGGCGGCGATGAAAACCTATCTGGCGGGCGCGCGCCTGCTGCTGAAAAGCAAACGCTCGGAAGAAGCGCTGGCCTCGTTCCAGCGGATTGATGATCTGATCGACCGGATGGGCGCGATTGCGCGCACGCTGAAATCCTTTGCCCGCAAGGGCGGCGAGGCGTTCGCCCCCATTGATCTGCGCACCTGTCTGGCCGACGCGCTGACCATGATGGAGCCGATGTTGCGCGACAGCCGCGTTCTGGTCGTGCGTACAGTACCGCCCGAACCCGTGATGATCCGCGGGGATACTGTTCGTGTCGAGCAGGTGATCCTGAATCTTGTGCGCAATGCTGTCGATGCAACTTGTGGCGTGAACAGCCCGCAGATCGACATCATCATCAGTCAGGGCGAAACGGCAAAACTGACGGTGCGCGACAATGGCGAAGGCATCAAGAACATTGATAGCCTGTTTGAGCCTTTTTATACCACCAAACCTGCGGGCAAGGGTGTCGGGCTGGGGCTGGCCATCTCATCAGGGATCGTCAGCGACCACGGCGGGCGACTGACGGCCCTGAATGCCCCGGATGGTGGCGCGGTATTCGAGGTGGAATTTCCCCGCGAAGGGGTGCAACTTGATGCGGCAGAGTAA